Genomic window (Falco cherrug isolate bFalChe1 chromosome 4, bFalChe1.pri, whole genome shotgun sequence):
GgccaattaaaataataataaaaaaagaggaggacattatttttaaatattttgctttaaacctgatttttttatattcatgcatattttgttattaattttgGCTGGTAAATAgttgtctttttaaaacaacaacttAGCCATTCACCTTTCATATGCAGTTAAACTCAAATCCTGGTAATCTTAGGTTTCTGTGCTTGCTATTTCCAGGACACACACAGGAGCAATTCTCTTTAAAACTTGAATGTGAGGTACATCTGGGTTGAATAATGACAGTGTGACTCGTGTTCACTGCTTAGCCAGGGCTGCCATGCACAGTGAGTAGGGCCATGCTCTCTGCAGTTCTCATCTCATGGGCATGCCAGTGTAGCTGCTGAGTTCATCCCAGCAGTGCACGAAGTCATACAACTGGTGTCTGTTCCACATGTGTTCACTTGCCTCTCCCAGGAATAAAAATATAGGTGGTGGAGCCTCTTGCTCTGCAGAATGGGTGCTAGAGAGACACTTGGAGATGAGTTTGATCTGTTTGGATTTGTCAAATTCTTCTCTCCATTGTTGTTTCATAATGCATACCTTGCTGTCTGCATGGAAGATGGCAAAGTCAAAGTAGGCTTTTTGGGGTTGTGGTCCTCCTTCTGCAACTGTTCAGGCTATCTGTTGAAGTCACAGTGGCTATCCATGTGCTAGAAGTTAAATACGTGCATTTGTCAGATCAAAGTTTAAACTACTGTTTCGCTGGAGTAAGGGTGGCATGTGTCCTTCATGCAATGATATTGATTCACAGCTTAAAAAATTtagaacaaaatatatttattccatgaaataatttataaaggagaggataaggaaaaaaaaagcacacaaaaaaatttgcTAAAAATGCGAATAAAATAtctgtgcaaaataaattttaagtaaggatttaaaatagaaaaagattaattgtttaaattttattctgagTAGTTTGTAATGCTTTgctaatatatttattttttgttctttcacaaAATGACTGTATTATCACTGAAATATCTCAAACATATTGACAGGCTCATCTGTAAGGCATTTCCAATCCCACTTTTatgggagctgcagggcaccCAGCTGAACAGTAGTTGAGTCATTAGAGCCTGGTTACAAACACGTACGTAAGTGTATTTCAGTGTTCTTGTGAGTATGTTCTCTGGACTGAATGTGATATAAAAGTTATGTATGCCCTTACGTGGTCACAGGCTTTGCTTTACATGAAGAACCAGTATATATATACTGAATTCTTCAGTAGTTTATCATGGCTGTGGAGTGGCCTTTGATGAAGAAAACGGCAGGCGAGTTCAGGTCACTACGAGTCATCACAGAAGCAGGAATATTTTAAGATATGGACAGGAGAACGCTTTACCGCAGGGAAGCTAATACATAATCTTGCAGCTTGTCAGCCTCTCTGTGTGAGTCTTTGCTAATGTGTGGGAAGATCCCAGTGACTGACTCCCTCACGGAAAGCGGCTCCTTCTCGTGCTGTGCGAGGTCATGTGTGAGAGGTGTTCCCCAGCTTACCCCACGTCAGTCTCCTTGTCcccttttacatttttcatcacCGTTCAATTTGGCTAATGCCATTTAGCCTGCCTGTGTTTCCACACATGCTGGATAAATGATCCTGTCAAGAAGTGATGGGAATATTGCTCAGATGCTTTTAACCGTACTCGGACGCTTTTCATAGCGCAGCATTTAAATGCCTCTGTGTCAGTGGTGGGTGAAGTGATTCCTGTCTGATGCAACTGTATAGTGCAACAAATAACattgtaaatttattttgttgtcaGCTCTGTTTCATGTAAACTTTACATCCTCCCTAAAAGAACATGAAGACTGCAGAGAGAAACATGCAGGAGTTGAGAAATACCATGAAGGTCCCCTCTTGCTTTTGTGCATCATCTCCTCAATTACATGGATTATGCAGTGGTTTCCACCAGCTTCCCAGCTTCCTGATGACACAGGATGAATACTGTTAGGGGCTAGCATCAGGTTTGTGAAGTGGAAGAAGCCACAGTTGAAAGGACACCctagccatttttttttccccctcaggaAATGGAGACAGCATCATGAATGAAGCGAGTAATTACAGGTGGAAAGAGACACTATTACAGACAGGCAAGATGAAGCTGTTCAAGGGAATTAATACTGTCCCTTCCTTTTCTCGGGAATTAATACTGTCCCTTTTCTCTGGAGTCACCGCATAGCATAGATACTTGAGCCATGATATTCACAGGAAACCTCTAATCTGTGCACAGTTTTGGGGAGTTTAGAGAGTGACTGCTGGCTCTTCTTTGCAAAAGGTGCAGAGCACGCATGAGGATGCTTTGAGTTGTGCTTTGAACAACTCATCATCTGATTGATAATGCTCAGTACCCTGCAGAAGTGAGGCTTCTGGTGTTTCTGGTTGCGTATTCAAAACTGGCTGAtacttctgaaatttttatttcagtttctttctgtttctgtcccCAGTTATAAGGTAAGGATCATATCAACTCCTTTTTATAGGTATGGAAGCAAAGTCAGTGTTTGTGGTAAACTCAACTACTATACTAGTAACTAGGTGAAAATGTCCATTAAGAGGTTTATCATCTCTCCTCAGAACAGGGCTTGGTCACTTCATACTCTATATaagattgtttttaaaacctTATTAACTATCCATTTTGTTGACTTCACCTCCTGACCTCTCAACCTTATTGATCTCCACATCTCTCCTTATCTCTGCCTTACTATTGTGTTTCTCTGCATTCTCCTTTCACTACTGCTTGAGTCTGGTGGCTTCCAGAAAGAAACTTTGCCATTACGGGGGAGAGCCTCTCAATTCTTCACTTGAGACCATGTGTTTCCCCCTTCATCAGTGTGTCCCACTAAGCTACATGGGTTGCCACAGAGGAGCATCTGTGAGGATGGCAGATACCACATCGAACCAGCACAGAGAAAGGCTCTGCCACATTTATGGGGAATTTAATCTATCCAGCCTATGCAAGCAGATCTTTTCAAAAGGTTATAACTTAGCCAAATCTGGGcaacttttaataaaaacttttcCCCTGCCAAATTTTGAGTTCTTTCTCCAAAACATAGAGGCACTAGagctttttaatgaaacagttattaaaaaaaaaaaaaaaagaaaaaaataacaaaaaacccccaaacaaaactaGGAATAATAACATGTTTTTCTCTCAGTTGTTCTcagaaaagttgttctgttGTTCTCAGAAATGGCTGAACCAGTTCAGcttgaattatttattttggaaagagTCAGCTGAGGCAGACTTTCAGCATGGGAACTTTCAGCCCAACTCGTTAGCCTTTCTCAAAGTTTGACAAAGTTTAATGCAAGTGAAAATGGTCTTAAACAGAGGAGATAAAGGCAAGCTCACTTATCAGCAATGCTCCTTGCTTAGTATAGAAAAAGACTATacattaacttctttttttttaatgttacagaTTCTTTGAGTATATATTGCTCTACAAAGACGCAGTGATGTTTCAGATTGAACAAGTCACAAAGCTTTGCTCAAAGATTGCTCTGACAGAGCCATGGGATCCATATGATATTCCTGCCAATTCAACTTATGAAGATCAATACTACATTGGGGGACCTGGAGACGAAATTATGGTACAGGAATGGTCGGACAGAAAACCAGCCAGGAAATGTATGGGCATGCTTTTGTTTCATCTCAATAGTTATCATTTCTGCTATCcagggaaaattaaattattcatgTTTCACCCCAGCTTTCCATATTTCTATAGAGTTTGctggaagaaataataaatctaCCCTGTGCGCAGCTTATCATTTtattataaatgcattttattaagaaaatgtttcatatcTCAGTAGGATCAAATATGTCCAAGGGACTTGATTGTATTTTAGTTCATATCATACAGATTAGATTTTGGCATGGAACAGCATCATTTTGCATCTGAATCCAGCAGCCTGTATCCAATATTTATCTAGAGAAGAATTGGTAGTATAACTGGGGACACATTCAAACTAGAGTGTGCATAATAGAAACAGAGCAGGTGTCGGTGTGTGTCTACACACTACTATCAAATTTTCTCATGGAATACATCCAATATATGGTTCAGCAGCAATGAACATCCTTAATATGCACCTAAGTTTTGTTATCCAGTACACCAGTAAGAAACATCTGCTCGCGAGGCTTAGTTTTGCACTTGGCAGCTGAACACCTGCATCATAAAAGAAAGCAGGCTGAATTTTCCAGGGTATAGTATGATGGATTTTGGATGCATAGCAATTTATTAGCACATTGGCTTCAATTTCACCTATGGTTTACTGACAACATagacaataataaaaattattttaaaaccccCATGAAATTTGTGGCACTATTCAGCTAATGCAATACTTATGGTTATAGACACCTAATATATAGGCTGGTTATGAACCTGAGCTTTTAGCcaggggaaaatatttctttcttgaatAAAAGTAGGAAGAACGAAGTAGAAAATTAAGGATAAGATTGTTAGACTTCTGTAACTAGGTCAGTACATCCTCTGGTATTCTACAAGAGGCAAATTGTCACTTAGTCCAAgaactttgtttttcaaatccAGTATTTTTGGAATTTTTATGGAACTTAATACCCAGATACATCCAGTTAATGATGTGTTATTTTTATCCTATAGTATTTTGTATCTCCAGTGCTTTTCTGTGTGAtcattcataaaaataatatcttaAAGTTGTCTACCCATCCACCTTTCATCTAATATTGGCTTGTATTCTAGAAAttatgtttttgttaaaaattataaaattttcAGCAGAGACATAAGATACCTTGGTACCATCATATTTTAccttaatattttcattcaaaaatcTGATACAAGACTTGTTGAGGAAAAGAAGCCTTCATTTCTGGATACTCAAACCCAAACTTATTTAAGTCAGAATGGTTTTGGTATATTAGGATGCCCTGGAGAGGTATGTTCAAATATTGCTCAGCTTGTCACCCTTTCTTTAGATATATTATGTGTATTTCATGTCACACTTTATCTATTTCTGATAATGTGATTGTGGTACAGCATATGACACAGTACcggaaggacagaaaataagTATGTTGGACTGCAGAGTGAGAGAAAATAAGCCTCCTTGGGGCTGGAAAAAATTGTTACAGACAACCCTCAGAGGAACTGATTTATGATTGAAGTAggtaattttgtattttaacctcataagtttctgcttttgagatctgaaatacaaaacaactGGATGAAGTGGTGAACAGTGGAAGGGGTAAAGAAAGATTACAGAAGAGGTGCATGGCGTTAATAAAAGggatttaaaagcaaaggataTTCAAAGGAAACCACCGTGATGATATTGATTGCAGAAACAGTGTAATGGTGAAAGAGGAGGTGATGGCAGAGGATGAGGGGGAAAGAGCAAGGGAACACCTCTGAGATAAAAACTTCATGGAATtaaactgaagtttaaaaaagggACAGACTTCCTACATCACATACATGGAGGAGATCAGCATTGAGTGTAGTCTTGAAATAATGATCCAGGGAATGCCTGAGAGGaataggaatttaaaaaaaataacatgataATAATGATATGAATAGATGACGGTAAACACAAGGAATGAGTTAGGAGATGGAGGCACTGGAGTCCTGTTTGGGAATGTCCCTCTTCTAACGAGACAAGCCCTCTGTGCTTgagacagatggaaaaaaaatgggagcaAGGTTGTGTTTGTTTGTATTAAAGTATTGTCAGCGTACGAATGAGAGTTAAGATTATAGAGGACCAGAAGCTGAGGAAGTAAGGTGCTGTGGCTGTTAGTTCTGGTGCGGAGGAgttcccagcacagcagaggaCAAGTGCTTCCTTGGGTAGGTGAGTGCAGAACTTCATATGCATGGGGAGGAATTGGATGTCCCACATAGATGGGGGAACTAAACTGTTTTAAAGTATCAAAGGCTATGCTGAGGCCCAGCACTGTGAAATGGACCACAGGTTCTGAGTAATCACGCCTTTCAACTTGTCAAGAACAGAGTGTAAGGTGAAATGCCCCTGTGCTACCCAAGCCAATGGCACCAAAATTTCCcttctggaaaagcaaagcatttaattattttgctggTGAAGTAAGTGCTGACATGAAAGTGGcacaagagatgagagaaatTGGACTTGTGCAAAACACAACTAAATGTGGAACTAAGCAGAAATGACAGCCCTTCAGTAGAGGCATACTGGAAAGGTGACATACCGATGCCATGATGGTATCATGATTTGCAATGTGCCTGACACCAACATGTACAGGTTTAAGATCATTGCAGTGTCCGAGTTAGACCAGTTTTGTGGCCTTTCATGGTGCTGCCATGCACATGGGCAGAACTACGGGCAGTTCCAGCCTGTAGGCTTGGCTTGAGGAGTGGCCATTTTCTCTGACATCGCTGTGACACATGCATTCTTTCTCGTCATCTAAAGTAATCCCATTTCTGCTTGGTTACAGTGGAATCCTGGGTCGGTGTTTACACGGTCAAAGACTGTTACCCAGTACAGGAAACCTATACGAAGAACTACAGCGTGACAACCTCCACTCGCTTTTTTGATCTACAGCTGGGCATTGCTGACCCCTCAGTGTTCACCCCACCCAGCACCTGCCAGACAGCCCAGGCAAGGCTGATGAAAGATGAATGCTGATTATGGACGCTGGCTGTCCCCAGCAAGCAAATATTAACCAAGAGGTTTGTTATTAATAGTCAGCTGCTGACGTCTAACCTGATTTTTCAAGCTTATTATTGCTCTTTTGGGAATTGTTAAGTTTTCACTTGAAAGAGAACATAAACATTTCACTGAGTAAAATATGTAACACAAAAGATCTCTTTCATTACATTAATCTGTTCGGTGATGCACTTGCAGTATTATATAGTTACCACTAAGATAATATTTATCGATACTATTTATGTAAGCTGTGgctgattttccttttgtgaaggtttcattatttattttttcaagaagaCAAAGCATAAGCAGATTGTGATAATGGTAACATCTAGAAGGAAAAGCTAAATTtggttgttgctgttgttactTCTGGGGACttgaagggaagggaaaatatgTCCTGGGTATTAGGGGTATAAAGAGATATGTCCTGGGCACAAGGTATAAAGACCTCGTCCTTAACCAAAAAATATCCCGTTTGAATAATGTACGTCAAAAGTATGGAAATCCattctcttggttttgttttgctttgtgttttttgctttttgctcttCAGGAAGCTGGTAGTCTAGTGTTTGAGCTGATTTTTTCTCTATGAAAAGAAACGGCAGTAGCCCTATTCATATAATGCTACCCGACAtgcacaaaatacattttctgtttcttgagaGAATGGTGTGAAATGAAGAGAAGAAGGGAGAATgaagagaaggagggagaggtaCACCCCCAAAAAAGTAAGCTACAGTTTTCTTGGATTTACTACACTTTTAGTGAAGGGTTCCAGTAGGGTGCAGTGAGATATGTTTCAGTCATGTTCTACTTTAGCACCAATTTTTCAAGGCAATACTAGTTTTAACCTATGCAAAGACATTAAGAGATACTGCACTCTAAAGagctttaatattttgtaaCCGTTTTCAAAAGTCCTTACTCAAAGAGTATGGAAATACCTTTGTAATTCCAGGTAGATGTGCAAAAAAGCCGTTCTTAGTGTATAATTAGTAGAGGCTAAATCAGCGTGCTCACAGTGCCAGGTGATCCGGATGGAGTGAACAGGGCTGTGTGACCgctgtggggaggtgggaggaggaatcagagggagagggagagatgTCCTCTGTGCAGCGTGGCTGCAAGGCACTGCAATCTAAGCAAAAATTACaatcttgctttcttttgcacCCACTCCATTGATGCCTGCCTTATTTGCTGTTCCATCAGCATCTCAAACCGTATTATCTCCACATCCTTTTCTGTTGGGAAAGTGAAAGTTTCCTTAaggggaataaataaataaccaaaaaaGTGCGGGAAGCACACatattttgcttcagaaaattcAAACCAAATCTTCATGCACCTTCAGGCCCTTGGAAGTGTGGAGTAGGGATGGCTTTTGcacttttacaaaataaaattaattggcTTATTCTGTAAGTGTAGGCATGcactttatttattatttgcaaataagTTTAAAGCCAGATTCTTGTCCTCTTATATGTGTTGGGTAGTTGTTTGCTCCAGAAGTTCTCTGGCTGAAAACAGTGCAATACTGGGAAGTTTGGTGTCCCTGGAGGAGAGATCCTGGGCAGGCTTTTAGTGCTTTATATGCTCATAGCTTTTGGTACATAAGCAAGTGGTACAGTGGttattttgctttcacagtTCTGGTCAGAATGGCATTTTACTTTGCCTCGTGCCTAATGAAAGCATATAGACATACCTGCTAAAATTTAGGTAGTTCAGTAGAAAATTTCTCTTGGATGTGACCATTTCACTGAAACACGCTGATGGAAAGAAGGATTTGGTTTCATTGAATTTAGAGTGCGTTTAGTCTGTACTCgccttctgtattttttgtgaCAACCTAAATGCTAACTGCATATTGTTCTTATTAGGGCAATGATTAACATGCATTTCTTAATATCTGTGTCTTGTTAGAATCtggaaaatataataaatctGGCTAGCAAACATGACGCTGTGGTACTGTATAGCTTGGGATGACTTTGTTGTGGTAAAGCAGATAGCTGAGTAATCAGGctgtttaaattatgttttgctgacAGTGAATCCATTTCTAGCAATAACATTAAACGttcttttaaatatgaattttgAAAAGTCTGCTACACAGAAGTGCTTTAAATATCTTGCCGTGATATACAGGGCAATTTTATATGGCTAAATGTGTACATCTAAAACAATGCTGTTGTCTTCTTATTTATGCTTTACAAATTCAATAAAGAGAGTTGTCAAAGAGATGTCAAACAACCAATTTCTGGATTATGTGCTTTAAATTGGCTGTGAACCAAATATGAAGGACAAAATGTATATGCCTGGTTTGTTATCTTGGTTAtcatttgctgcattttgttGTCATGTACCACAAGGGACATTCTGTCTTTATGTGACTGTGCCAATGACTCCGTAAGAATGAGCATAAAATGACTTTACAGTAGCCATATAGTGTGCTACCACAGtatggggtttttgtttgtctgaTAGTCTGGGGAATTTGTTTATCACAGGTATCTGTTGGAAAATTCGTAATAAATTGGTATGTACATGAGGTACATTGTGTTCTGTTGGGTAACAGTGACAGAACCTGGGAGCTGGATAGTCTGCGAGGCAAAGCTGTTTTTGTGAGATTTCCACTGcttcttggtttcagctgggccAGAAATAGTGCAAACATAGATCTGCCTGccatatttttgtatttctgcttggAGGCTTTGCTGAAAGCAGGATGTGTAGAAACAcaacattgttttatttaaagttaaCTAAACATTCCTGAACCTCAAAACAGGTTTAGTTTGAGTTTGGGGAGGAGATCTGGGCATAATAGGAATTGGTTCAGTTCCTATTTTAACAGTTTGCTTAATTCTAGTATTGAGGCCAGATTTTGCTGCCTCAAGCCATGCTGCACACCATGGAAGTGCTGCCATTTACCAGGGCATGCCAACTTTCATGAAGAATGTAGGAAGAAATACAATAATCCGTAGTCAAAGTAAATTTTAGTCAAGAATTGTCTAAACACTACAATATTCTTACTTTGGGACACAAATGGAATTACTGTGTTTTCTAActtgaagtttattttattctagTGCTCACACTTACTGCTTGCAACGCAGCATCTCTTTTCCCACCACCCTTTACTTCCTAATGCCAGTGGAGTCCACTTCCAAAACAGCATTTACAACTCTcacttgcatttatttcagtagttCAGCACCTACGTACCTGGTGGATCTGATCTGGACCTGAATGACCTCATTAATTTCACCAGCAGTCTTCTCTCAAGTCCAGGAACGGTGCCAGCCATAACGAAATGTGAACACCGTACACTGAACTACATGTAGGTGACCAACAGTAAGAGCAGCATTGGCTCAGGTGCAGCTGCTGGTCCCCCAATATCCCAGTCCCTGAGAGGGCTTAGCACAGCTCCTACATCACATCCTGCATTTCCTGCATCCTCAGCCACAAACTGGTGCTGGAGACAAGCTGCAGGACATTCCCACCTGACAGAAAGGCACGTCAGGAAATCAGCAGCTAGTTGCCTGCTCCCTAGTCATGAGGAATAAAGATTTCAAAAGAGTACTTGCACAAAAAGACAGAGGTCCCTGACTGTAAAGATGCCGCGGTCTCCCTCAGCTGCCTTTCCAGCAGGCTGCATATATGGCATGGACTCAGGCCCATAGGTATTTAATCTTCACATCTGCACTTAGGCATAGAAACAAATGAGCAGGCTTGGAAGGCTCTTTAAACACTTGTGAGCATTTATTGATTTGTAAAGGGAGAGGGACAAAAGCTTATGATCCAATGAGTAATCTCAGAAAACAGTGGCAGCTATGTAGGGTAAGAACGATGAGGTGCTGCTGTGAAGCTGCTAGGGTAAATTTCCAGACTTTACTTCGAGGGCATACTGGTTTAACATGCTCCAGGGTAGAGATCTGTGTGGTTTGATATGGCTGTTTCAAAACAGCCTGAAGCTGCGTACTGAATGAAATGATGCACGTAGTTACGGTGTGATGTTGTGTTTGAAGTAAGGACAAATAGCCCAGCAGTGCACATTTTGCAGGCATGAGTGAGTGACTGGTGACCTGCCTGTTTAGCTACAGAAATATGTGTGCCTTTCAGgagtgctgcctgctgcccctgaGCGTAAGCTGAGCATGTCGAAGGACAGAAGAATTACTCTTCTCACCACCCTGCCCATGGAAACCCACTTCAGGCTCCTTCCTTTCCCGCTCCGTAAAGTGAGAGCAATAATTCTGCTTTACAGCTGCTCTTGTCTTCCTGACTGTGATAGCTCTGGGCCAACATCACTGCCTCAGCCAGCGGGGCTTGTGGAGGCTTGGAAGCATTGCTACAGCAGCATGAATGTCACAAAGGGTTCCCAGCCTCTGCCTTCCAACATGCAATAAAATTATGCGTGTGTGTTATACATGTGGGCTTACCCTTTACACCCCTGTGTGCTCACTCAGTGCATAGGATTGTTGCTCACGCACTCAGCACGTGGCTGTCAGCATTACGCAAGCTCAGCTCGGGCTTCATTGATGGCAGAGGGGCTCGTGAgcaagaggagaggagaggggaggggagcggaggggagaggagagggaaaggaaagccTGCTGGGCTTACCCCTCTCCCGGCTGGGGTTTTCCCCACGCTTGCCCCACGCTGATAAACATCTCTGACAttcctgaaacagcagcagctgagttGCCAGCTCTGCGTCACAGCCCATGTCATGTTGAAGGAGAGGACTGGGTTTTAGCCTCTGCGCTAAAATTATCCTTCAGGCCAGGCCAGGGACTTGGTTTTGGTGGAGAAAACATGCCTGTTCCCATCACCCCTGCCGCTGCTGTCCCAGCCTGGCTCACAGGGGTTTGTGCCTGCACCACCTGCCCCTGTCCAGCGGTCTGTAACAGCCACCCGGGCAGCTGGACAGTGTACCTCAGTCCCCACTGCTCCCTTCCCATCCCCCACTCACCAGGACAAGCAAGGTGCTAGCAGGAACCTCGCTGTCCCTGCTCACAGGGCTGGCAGCTATTCTCCATTTTCCTATGGGTTTTGCAAAGGCATGGGAAAAgcccttcctctcttcccaccACCGTACCATTTTGAAATCCATTTTTGATGTGGTTGCTTCAACTGgtcctttcttctttatatGAGAGCTGCTTCTGTAATTTGATGGGGTAATTTGTCATAGGGATGCTgagcttggggttttttaccaTCCTCTTGGTGCCAGGTAGCAGCCCTTGTTTGTTACTGCAGTATCTCATATTCAGTGACTTGAATAGTGATAGACATTCTTG
Coding sequences:
- the EPDR1 gene encoding mammalian ependymin-related protein 1 codes for the protein MARAAPGLPLRLLLLGGLLLRGGGAAAGVEPCQAPRQWEGRTVSYEHGTGRNTRAAVSYDGPNQRLRILEERKALIPCKKFFEYILLYKDAVMFQIEQVTKLCSKIALTEPWDPYDIPANSTYEDQYYIGGPGDEIMVQEWSDRKPARKLESWVGVYTVKDCYPVQETYTKNYSVTTSTRFFDLQLGIADPSVFTPPSTCQTAQARLMKDEC